AGCTGAGCGCTTGGATTGGAGAACAAGACTCAGGATTGCAACCGGTATGGCTTATTGCCTGCAACATATGCACCAGTTGGACCCTCCAATAGCCCTTACCAACCTGAACTCTTCGGCTGTCTACCTTACTGATGACTATGCTGCCAAAATATCAGACTTCAGTTTCTCCAACGAAACAGCTTCTGTCGAGAATAAAGCTGGGGGGAAAAATCACATTGACATACCATTAGAAACTCCAGCAAGTAATGTTTATACCTTTGGTGTTCTACTATTTGAAATGGTTACTGGTCGTCTCCCTTATAAAGTGGGTAATAGCTCAAGCGAAAACTGGGCATCACACTATTTACAAGGGGACAAGCCCTTCAAAGAAATGGTGGATCCAAATCTAGCCTCTTATCAAGAAGATCAGCTGGAACAGGTTGCTGCATTGATTAAATCTTGTGTCAATCCTGATTCAAAGCAGAGACCTACAATGAAAGAAATCTGTGAGAGATTGAAGGAGATAACAAAAATAACACCTGAATCAGCAGTGCCAAAACTTTCTCCACTTTGGTGGGCTGAGCTTGAGATTTCTTCTACAGAAGGACCCTGAAATCAGTAAACCAGATTGTAGATAACCAAGTATGAGACTatgagagtagtttttttaGTCACCCTTTTTCCTGCCCAGAAGACACAAAGTTCTCACTTTTTGCATCTATTGTAGGACTCTCTCAAATCACATGTATAGAAGAGAGAGGACATAATGTGAAGTTTTTTCGGGTGGTTTGTTTAGTTGTATGCACCTAGAAAATAGTTTTTGTATATCGGTTGATTTCAAGTCTGTTTCTGTGGTGAATCAAGATATTCCTAACTCTTCATCCCCTCCCAACGTGCCATCTTTTACAGGACCAAAATTTGTGTGTGCTGATCAGCAAATAGTTCCATAATTATAGTCCTTCTCACGTTCGTTGATTAGGAGTTTACAAATATTAAGTCTTTGACAAGATTACAAGAATGTGAGAGATGCTTTTGCATTTGTTGATAGTTTAGTTATTGACTGATACTTTATAGTTTTTATTGAAGAAAAAGCCTAGTGTTCTTACTAAAAATGCGGGAGTTATAACCAATCATTCACTTTCACCCTTTTTTCTTTGCAACAAGTTTCGTGGACAAGCATTTTCCTATTCTTATTTGCAAATAATTTGAAgaattatatatgtatatatatagtgGAAGGTGGCCTTCACGTAGACAGAATGagaaatgaaattatttattggtaCTTGGTAGCATGGTGGAGAGCACATCTGCATTTTAAACCAATCTATATATATCAAATGCTTCTCTCCAATTGGTATCATCTCTTGTATCTGAAACTCTTTGTACTCCCTTCACTCctccaaagaaatggctagCAAGAACTTCATCACCCTCTCAACCTTCCTCCTTCTTCAGGTTATCTTCTTCCCCTGCATAGCAGCCACTGAAAATGCTCCAAAAGCAATAGAGAAGAAAGTGGATGTGGTGGTGGAAACCACAGTCTACTGCCAGAGTTGTGAGCACTATGGAACATGGTCTTTGACTGGAGCGAAGCCAATTCCTTCAGCTAAAGTAAGTGTTACCTGCAAAAACCACAAAGGTAAACTTGTTTACTATAAGGTCTTTGAGTCAGACAAAAATGGCTACTTATATGCTCAACTTGAAGAGTTCAAGATGCAGCACTCTTTACTAGACCATCCTCTTCACTCTTGCTATGTAAAGCCTGTTTGGTCCCCTCTTGAAAGTTGCAACCTTCTTTCTAATGTCAACCATTCTCTTGATGGAGCTAGACTTCGTTACCAGAACAAGAGATTGCGTGGAAGTAATTATGAAGCTGTTGTTTACTCTGCTAGTCCCTTGGCTTTTCGCCGATCCGATTGTTCACACACTGCACCTCACAATTAATGTCAAACAACCAGGGTTTTAAACTAGGATTGTGGTTGAAGCTGCATTGACGTAACTGTAATTGCGGTTGCGGATCATAATTTAAAACCTTGTCCACAACTATCTTTAATCAAACATTAAGACACACTTgatatttgaatttttgttttgttattcCTTTACCATTATGTTGATTTAAGTATTCTATATGAAATATTGGAATCGTTTCCCTCATATAAACCAATATTGCAATAGTTTTATTCCCCTGTAATACACAAATCTAATCACAATCTTACTTTTAGTATTTCCTCTTGTAGCAAACTGAACAAGAATCTCACGTTTGATTGGAGTTACCTCAGACAAAAACTATAGAAATCTACTTGTAAATAACAATTAGAGCAGCCTCTAATGGCTCCCAGAAAATGCTATCAATGACATTCATGATCATCCAGATATTTCTTTCTAAACTAATAAAGTTATTTAGTAGTATTATCTAATGAGGCCGTCATGAATCATGTTTGAGCGAAGTATAACCATTGAGCAACACTATATGGCCCGACAAAAGCAAGACACCAATGCCACGGATGGCTTGATCAACCAATCATGGGAGGAGAGAGAATTACAATACAAACACATAATGGATAGACAACCAATCACGTTGCGTCGTGCATAGTCTCGTGGCAGTTTCATCGTGCCATTAATAATTTCTGATAACCATTATAGGTGATAAAACTCTCACTGCCAAATATTTAATGCAATTGCATTCACAACTACTCCTTTCGCTCCTATATAACTGATACTTTAaagttgttgcacaagtattaagaaataacaattaatgttcttgttttattaaaattactatcTCACAAGTATACCCTTTATCTcttttattaattctaacttttcaattttcttaccacaataaatgaagagtacaattggtaaagtataattaatgctctcttgaactttataaagtggcagataattaggaacaaaattcagCCAGAATTAATGTCAGTTATTAGGAACGGAAAGAGTACTTAAGTTAAAAAAACCCCATATCCGTTAATCTACATGAAGACAATTATAaatgaaagaaacaaaaaggaaaaattgGGTTTGGGGTGGCATTCAACTTACCCTCCCCTCTAGGTACCTTTATGTTTGGATTCCCATTTAACTTAACATAAGTCCCCACATGTTAAAATTTTGCTTCTCCGATTAACATTAAAGTCAATTGATACTAGATTCTAACTTCAGGTTGACTTTACTTAACCCAAATCAAGCATGCACTGTATCCCTGTAGCACCGCTGACCCGCTTTTACTTACACACTCAAGAGCTCATGGGCGCTTCGCAAATCGCGTTTATAATTATATGAAACCCTCGGTACTCTCTTATTCTCTATTCTTCTTAGATTGCTACGTTTTTGCGAAATATGTTGAATCAAAGTGAGGAATTGTAAAGTTCTTCCTGTGTGCATTGTAAAGTGGGAATGCAGAACTATATATAGTGGGGGAGTACCTGTTGAAGTTATTTTTGAAGTAACTACATACTGACATACTCTTCTTTTATGGCCTCAATCaattatacaaaaaaaattcatactGAAATCATTTTCCTATATACATTGAGAAGCATTAAAGATAAGGAGAGTTAATCTTGACCCTATATGTTTAAGATTGACTAGTCAACATCATCAATGTTGTTAATAGCGGATTGCGAAAAATAACGAAAAgccaaaatccgctatttcaaGCCTTCACAGCGGAAAATAGCGGTGAGCCCTCAGAGCGGTACGCTATAGCGCCGCTATGACtgctatttgacaacactggttAAGATTAACTATTTTCACCTCTTACAAGATACAATGATACTATGTATATGTATTTATTTATCagaatgttttttttctttctcttaagTCTGTGGTATGAGCATGAGCAACAGAATCTAATATGCTTTTCTCTGTGGAAATTATGAGATAAATTTGTAGGCTAGTACTTGGACAGTTGGACTACTAAAGGTACTATTAAGTATAAGAACTTGTTGGGTTATGGTGATTTATGGGATGCTTCTTTGTCTTATGGTGCCAACCAAGCAACTGAGCTGAGTTTTGGGGTGTATGGCCGGCCTCGACTGAAAGGATTGTTGAATGTTGACTCCTATTGTGGCAGGGATATCCATGCTTTCCCAAGATTGGTGAGAGTTTTCTTCATTCAAAGAGCAGTTGCTGGGGGCGTCTCTTGGCTTGATATCAACAAAGCATCATGACTTGGAATACACTCTTGGATGGCGTACCTTAACTGATCCATCTCAAATGTCATCCGGGTCTATTAGGAGGCAGCTTGGACATGGTTTACTGTCATCTTTGAaatatacatttaaaattgataggagaaattcacCTATTAGGCCAAAAAAAGGATATGCTTTTCTTTCCACCACTCGCTTAGGTGGCCTTTCACCATATCCTCAGAGCTGCGGTTTCTGCGCCATGTGTGATTAAATCCTTTTATTGTATTGGTGCGAAGATGGGCTCAATTAGTAGAAAGTCAGggttaaaacttttttttttttggtatggaAGGAGCCAATAACCTTGGTCTGAGAAGAAAATTTCAGAAACTTATACTTTAGAGGAGAGTCTATAGTTTATGTTGTTGGTTGTGGAGATAGAGGGGTTCTGGTTACTCTGCCTTGGGATGATTCTCACATGATGAACAATCAATTTTAGTATTTGAAAGCACTAGGTTGCCTTTCTTGTGTTCTTGCCATTGTATTCTGGCAAGGGAATCAGTCACAGGACTCAGCCTGCTCATAATTTTCTTTCCTGGGTGAATTGCTCAAAATGCTTTTGATTGTAGTAATTGTTGGGGGTGGGGGCAGCCTTTAAGGTATGGACCACAGCCATAGTGTCATAGCCATATATTATGTAAAACATGTTTGCTCTATAGCCTCTAAGTAATAACTCTTTTGTTTCTTAATACTGCTAAACTAACTCAGGATGAACATTCTACTCACAAGTTCTTAAAATCCTTCCGAATGTCAGTGGGATGTAGAATCGTTATTCCTACGGCTACTAGTACTAGACTCTTCCGCCTGGAGGTCAACTTctgttttaatttctttatattGTATTAAGAAGCAAAGGAAACTAATCAAAAGTTCGGGGTAATCTTATCTGTTATATTTGGAGTCCTTAGACATTAGAAATTGTGTTGCTTGTGTAATGGTTTTTACTTGTTTTGTATCAAAACTTTCTCTGATTTCGTCACCACATACTTCTTGTTTTAGGGTAATTATTTCTACGTTCAAAGGAAGGATGACTATGATCGTGGGAACACTGGATTCGGTTGAGCTTCCCAGCTCCTTCGTAGCAGCTGTGATGgtattctttttaattttatgtaGTTCTTCAAGCCATAGTTTTGCTATCTactatattttcattttcttctcattttaaAGCCAAGCAAAATCGTGATGCACTAGAATAGATTTACAGGGGTCCGGTTTGGAGTGGGAATCATAATGTATCAGCCATGCTCATTGCCCAGCAAAAGTGAGGAGGTTGCCTTGGAGAATTCACTTTTTTCACAGCTTAGGTCAGGTACATGAAATTGAAATTCCTCATCTTTGGAAGAGGAGTTTCCTGAGATACCTTCATTTTACAGACATTTTTGGCTTCATGGCTCACATCCCCTTTGTATCCTTCACTAGTACTTCTTTGTTTCTAAGAGGGAATACTTGTCTATGGGGCTTAACTGGGAGTCTTACCTTCTTCACATAGAGATAAGCTCTAGCTAACTTAACACCATTGATAACTTGAATTGCAAATACAGCTTCTTGTCTATCAAATCTGACAAAACTGAATTGAATCTTTTATAGTTCTGATAGCTGAGAGATATAAGCATTTGTCACTTCTCCAGCACCAGAAAAAATCTATCTTAGCTGCTTGTGATTAACATTATCAACAGGTCCACCAACAAAGATTGTAACTGgttgattttctttttcctccacACTTTCTTGTACTTGTTTCcacagtgtgtgtttggataccaGTGTGCAAAGTAAACACATTTTCATCGCAATTCAGAAAGACTTCTGCTCACTTTGTGTTTTAAAATGTGTGCTAATGTCCATTTATACCGATGCGAATGGATATTCAAACATAGCTTATATTCAATATTCTCTCAATCCTTCACTAATAGCTAATTATTCTCTTTATTTCACTTATGATTAGAAATTTAAAGACCATTTAGAAAATTATGCTCTTTATTATCAGAAAATAAACCCAAATTAGGGCCTACAGTGTCATTATCACTAAGCTGGTTTCATTTCATGTAATGTGAGTTAAAAATAGAAGTGtcttgtaatttttattttcacgGAAGTTGTAATTTTAAACTTTTCAAGTGGTAATTTTAATCTCTGCACTGTCCAAAATGattattagaaaagaaaagagtataGGCATTTGGGTGTCCTTATAGCATCAAAACGTCCAGAGATTGTGATTGATTTGTTTCATATATTCAGAATAGTGTGCTTACTGCTTATGATTTTTTCATGAAGACAATGAACGTTCATTTGGATCGTCATACATTTTTCAGTGAAACCAGAGGCATCAGAATTGAAAGCTATTTGAAATTCAAAGGTAAGCACAATTCTACTCAAATGTTACTCAATCAATAACttgtaaaattaaattatttgatTTATGAAGAGTACCAACTCTTCAACACATTTTCTATGACTGATCTTTATTATGAAAAGTCAATACATTTCCTAAAATGTGTCCCGAGAAAAATGTGTGGAATAGTGCAGAGTGTGTTGCTGGCTACTTTTAAAAGTGATATAATTATGCTACATGAATAAGCAGATCCATTATCTGCTGGAAATAATATTCTTTGCTAACTGACCTTAGGAAAAAAAACTGCATGTATAAAATCTAAGATCATAAATTCATGATGGCCTAGCCTAGCCTAACTAGTAAGGTATGGAAGCACACTCTGGCGACCTGTCTCTGCAAGAACCTTGTATCCTGCTTGTGTGAGGTGCACAGCATCCCAGAAGAGATACTTTGATGGATCAGGGCAAGTTAGCTCAAGTGCATTGCACACAGGACCCATCTCCATTAGCCCTGTCCCACAGCATCCTAGACGTGATTGTACAAAGCCTTCACAAATTCATGAACAAATCATTAAGACACATGGTATGCACAAAATCAGCTTAAAGGGTAGTAAAGTCATTAATTAGTCACAATGGTTAAGATTTAAAGAACAATTTCTAATACATGTGCAATGATATGATCATAGTTCTAGCCCTTATAAAGTGATAGATTTACTTTAGAGGACTCAAATCCCattaaaaaaaggaagaaaatggagTGATTTATGAACTCACTATATTGGGGTGAGTTTTGGACCATATCCAGAATAGTGTGCTACTATAGTACTGTTTATGATTTTTCCATAAACATAATATTGAACATTCATTTTGACGTcttaaagttaaaataaaattccaAAGTCATAGAAATAACTCACCATACTTGTGTGGGAATTGGACCATATCTAGAATGGGGGTATAGATATCGAAGTATGCAACCTTAGCACCAGTGAGTGTGGTTCGCAAAAAATGAAGTTGTGATTGAAGCTTGAGGTTGTAGTATTCAGAATCCTTGTTCTGTTGGTAGTTGCACACACGCAGGGGCCAGTTCCGGCTGGTGAAGATGCTGGTAAGTGTCACTTGTTGTGGCAGACAACCAATAGGGGGAAGACCTGACACCATAATTCGACGAGCTCCAGCTCCATAAAGTCTCTGTGATACACatcatgtttggatcagtttcTATTTACTAAAAAGTTAATTCTTAGACTTAATAAGCTATACTCAAATGTAGATTAATTACCAAAAATGCATCTTAAGACCCAAGAATCAATTGCATGGTCTTGTTTGCAAGAGTATTGAATTTTACATAAACATTCTATCATATTTTCACCAACTTTTTCATCtgatttctatttctattttttaaggaaaaattaCACTGACATCCCATGATTTATCATTGTTGcatggcttaaataagtttttggtccctaacctttacccaATGCTtgattttcgtccctcgccggagcaaaggtgagttttagtccctaacctttgccacaagatttggttttcatccctccggagctccgggtcaacgccggagctccggtgaccCATGTGGCTTTTTTTTGtccattttgttaaaaaaaaaatagaaacccAGAAAAccatgaatcttcatcttcttcaattaTCTTCTTCATAATCCTCATCTTAAAATCCAGAAAATAAAACATCAACACCACTATTCATAAAATCCCCAAATTAAAAACCCTACTCCCCAAATTAAAAATCCCTAAATTAAAACATCAAGCCACCATTTTCACTAGAAATCTATTTCCAAAACATCCGGCCCTGActttctcctcttcctcctcctataCAACTCATCGCGCTCTTCTCCCTCTGGTTCTCGAATTCCACTTGTATCCACCTCTATATCTCCTTCGATCTGGGTTTTCATGGGTTATCCTTTTCGAACCCAGATCTTTGCTCAATGGTGGAACTCGCGGGAGGTAGCGGCAGAGATGGAGAAGACGACGCGGCGCAGAGACGACtcgatgatggtggtggttcttCAGCGACTCAGATCCAAGAGAGGGAAAGCTAGGTTTGGGTTTCTGGGGAAAGAGTGAGAATGGgggttttctgggtttttggttTAGATCTGAGTTTTCATGAGTTTCTTCATTTGAAAACTCCCATCTTTATCTTGATCTGAGATAGCACAGATCTGGTTTGCGGTACAGGGACGATATCTGGCTTATGTACTCAGCAATTCATACTCTTAGTGACTGATTTTCATAGAGTATTTGATCGATGATTGGTTCCCTTTAATGGCTTTTGGGTTTCCAATTTTTGTTCGTCGATTTGTGCATATCTGAAGAAATTATGTTGATTTCAAATTGTATTTGTCATatgggatttttttttattgtttctttCATTATTTGGATTATATAATTGTTGCTTACCAAGACCAATTATTAGCAATCACTGTTGTTCTCAAtctgtttctgggttttttttttctatttttggtgGGTGTCAAGAACAGATCTTCTTCGTGGACTGTTCCTCTTGaacattttctgggtttttgtttTCTGGGTAATTGTTATCAATTGTTTCTGGGTAACTGTTTTCAATGGTTTTTCTGCTTGAACATTTTCTGGATTATTTAGGAAATTAAGGTGAGAGATTAATTTAGGTTAATCggggtttttaattaatgagttaatttctttttttttttaaaaaaaataacacctgGCCTTATTAATcccatgtggcaatgccacatggacCACTggagctccggagggatgaaaactaaattttgtggtaaatgttagggactaaaacctacctttgctccggcgagggacgaaaaccaagcatttggtaaaggttagggaccaaaaacttattgaAGCCTTATTGCATTGACCTCTCCTATATTATTTAACAAGATAATGAACACTTGTAATTTATTGGGAACATTGCACTAAGCTTCTTTAAGGTTTATCATTATTGCTCCAATCTCGCCTAAGATTTATCATTCATTATCGCACTCAACAACACCACTTTGTTATTCTAAATGATTTAGAAGTATGAAGTATGAGAGGCTAATGCATTTTACAAAATAGAGGAACAGTTAGTGGCAGACCTAGATATTTTACTTCACCCACTTCTATGATATGGGGTAAAATTGGAGTGTGAAAGTCACATTTTCCAATTAAATTTGACTTGTCTTGTGCATTTTTAATACAAAAGTCAGTGCCACGAGATAATGATATTAAAATGATTGTTGGTCAACGTTtttacaagttttttttttagtggAACGTTTTCATAAGTAATAGGAAAATGGCTTTTAGATATTAAGGTATAACCAAATAAGATATGTTAGTTGATGAATCTGTATTTTATCCTTTCAAATAATAAGTTCTACTGCAATAAGTTTGTCATTAAAATAATTACAGCCATGATCCTAAATTAGTAATAGCATGTTTTGTTGTACTCACTTTTGTAAAGAAGATAATATAAACTCCATTATATTGTGTGACACCACTAATTAGAAATAGAAAATTAGCAATAGAAatcataaaatttgaaattaatctATGCACTATTCTAGTATGTGTAGTAGTAGACTAGTAGTTCACAGATAAATACTACTTCATAAttgtaaaataaaatgcaaacCTGAATGAAAGCCTGAAGATTTTGGAGCAGAAAATCTTGGTAAGCTGAGACAGAACCATAACCAATGAACCTGATAGGTATCAAATATGCATTGTACAACATATCATTAGTCCCGGTACTGATCACAAACAAGGCATTCTGGACGATATCATTAGTCTTTTCATCTCCAACAATTTTCCTTATCCTCCTCAAAGCCTCCTCAAACAACTCAAACTGTGTTTCCAAACCCATAGCCCTTGTCAATGCCAAAGTTCTGTTATCCAACCCAGAACCCCCAGAGCCAAAACTAACCCCAGTGAGCAAATCACAGTCGGTCAAGCGCGGGTCAAGGTAAGCGGGCAAAACGTCCTTGATGCCTAGAATGTTGGTGAGGTAATCGGTGGCTATCTTCCCGTTTGAGAATCTCCCTGTTGCGACACGGCTGTAGTGGGAGTGGTAACCGCGAAAGAGAGTGTTAATGTGGTTGTTGTTGCCGGGGTCAATGGTGGAGTCGCCGAAGGCAAAGACAGCGGGGACACTGTCGGAGGCAGTGGCTGAGTTTGGCGtggagaggaggaagaagaaaagagaggaGATGAGGAAGGAGGGGATTGTCATGGTTATGGAATCCATGGCTTATGACGTTGGTGATTGATTTTCCGCTTGAAAATTTTGTGATGTTGTTATGGGTTGAGGATATATATAGTTTGAATAGTATGGGGGGTACCATAGAAAATATTAAAGATTCTGAGATAAATTCAAAGCTTTATTAtcttttgggattttttttgttgataagcTTATTATCTTTTGGGTGATTGggtttgttatggattttgattttgaatttccaTGAGCAAATTATCCACTTCAAGGTTTTAAGTTTAGACTTTAGATTGATATAGCAAGATACTTAAAGAAAAAGATATAGCAAGATAGAAACAGGTTTCCGGCTTAAATCTGTTGCAGTATTTTAATACATTGCTATCTAAAGTGTTATCATATAGTTAATTGATGAGCATGTTTTACATGTCATTTAAGCTCTAGTTTATCTATAGCttatttgattaatttataAGTTTGTTTAACTAACATAAAGATATTTGGTATATGGGTTTATTTTCATATACGTTTTAGGAAAATATCGCATAATTTAGTTTAAGGCTGAAGCTAGAGACTATCAGACTAGGGAGGCTAAGGTAAAATGAGTCAATCTGCCCCACCCAACTTTCAAGCTACCTTTGTTGCTCTATTCGA
This is a stretch of genomic DNA from Lotus japonicus ecotype B-129 chromosome 1, LjGifu_v1.2. It encodes these proteins:
- the LOC130733566 gene encoding GDSL esterase/lipase At2g40250, translating into MDSITMTIPSFLISSLFFFLLSTPNSATASDSVPAVFAFGDSTIDPGNNNHINTLFRGYHSHYSRVATGRFSNGKIATDYLTNILGIKDVLPAYLDPRLTDCDLLTGVSFGSGGSGLDNRTLALTRAMGLETQFELFEEALRRIRKIVGDEKTNDIVQNALFVISTGTNDMLYNAYLIPIRFIGYGSVSAYQDFLLQNLQAFIQRLYGAGARRIMVSGLPPIGCLPQQVTLTSIFTSRNWPLRVCNYQQNKDSEYYNLKLQSQLHFLRTTLTGAKVAYFDIYTPILDMVQFPHKYGFVQSRLGCCGTGLMEMGPVCNALELTCPDPSKYLFWDAVHLTQAGYKVLAETGRQSVLPYLTS
- the LOC130733564 gene encoding non-classical arabinogalactan protein 30-like; its protein translation is MASKNFITLSTFLLLQVIFFPCIAATENAPKAIEKKVDVVVETTVYCQSCEHYGTWSLTGAKPIPSAKVSVTCKNHKGKLVYYKVFESDKNGYLYAQLEEFKMQHSLLDHPLHSCYVKPVWSPLESCNLLSNVNHSLDGARLRYQNKRLRGSNYEAVVYSASPLAFRRSDCSHTAPHN